AAGCATCTGGAATTTATCCGGGCCTATCTGGCTGTCAGCGGAGTGGCTGTTATGGAAAACAGCCAGCTTGGTATTATTTATATCCAGGGAGAAAACACGGTGGGAGACAAGCTTCCCAAACTGGCCACCCTTTATCTGCTGATCTTAAAGCTGATCTATGATGAGCAGATGGCGGCAGTTTCCACCAGCGTCAACATCTACACCACATTAAGCGAGATCCATGAAAAGCTGGGAAATTACCGCTTATTTAAGAAACAGCCAGCACCCACGGAAATCCGCCGGGCAATCACATTGTTAAAAAAGTATCAGATTCTGGAGCCTCTGGATATTTTGGAGGACTTGGATGGGGACAGCCGCATGATCATCTATCCCTGTATCAATGTGGTGCTGTTCGGAGATGACGTGCGGGCCCTGTTAG
The nucleotide sequence above comes from Lacrimispora sp. BS-2. Encoded proteins:
- a CDS encoding DUF4194 domain-containing protein is translated as MTYEESAGIISQIPYYDALGQGEKDEVRAGLKLLLQQTFVLEHKYDKRTSRFAFNPEFKICNKHLEFIRAYLAVSGVAVMENSQLGIIYIQGENTVGDKLPKLATLYLLILKLIYDEQMAAVSTSVNIYTTLSEIHEKLGNYRLFKKQPAPTEIRRAITLLKKYQILEPLDILEDLDGDSRMIIYPCINVVLFGDDVRALLEAFGEGDDDDDESEI